In Stanieria sp. NIES-3757, the DNA window TCGGCAGTAGTTGGTAAGTTGGCTAAACCCCGCTCTTCAACTGCCATTTTGTGCCATTCTTCAGAATAGCCATTGCCACCAAATATAACTGCGCCATGTTTTTCCATTACTTCTTTAAGAATGGTAATAATCGCAGTATTGAGTTCCACTCCTTTAGATAATTCGTTTTCTAGACGATTGCCCATCCAATCTAGGGAATCTGCCAACATTGTATTTAGTACAATCAACGGCCCAGATACAGATTGGCTCGATCCGACGGCTCGGAATTCAAATCGGTTACCAGTAAAAGCAAAAGGCGATGTTCGGTTTCTGTCACCTGCATCTTTAGTTAGACGAGGCAAAACATCAACACCCAAGTCTAGAATACCTTTCTGTTTTGATTCTTTTACTGTTCCATTTTTAATCTGCTCAAAAACCTCTTCTAATTGTGTTCCCAGATAAACGGACATAATAGCGGGAGGTGCTTCATTGGCTCCAAGTCTATGATCGTTGCTAGCTGTAGCAATAGCTGCACGCATTAGTGAGCCGTATTTGTGAACACCTCGAATTACTGCACCACAGAAGACTAAGAACTGAGCATTATCATGGGGTGAATCTCCTGGGTCAAGCAAGTTTCCTTGAGTGGCGTTGCCAACAGACCAGTTGACGTGTTTTCCAGAACCGTTAATTCCAGCAAAGGGTTTTTCATGTAGTAAGCAGGTAAACCCATGTTTTTTGGCGGTATGTCGCAGAACAGTCATCAGAAGCTGCTGGTGGTCGCTCGCTACGTTGGCAGCTTCAAAAAAGGGCGCAATTTCAAATTGACCAGGAGCTACTTCATTATGTCTGGTTTTGGCTGGAATACCTAGTTTGTAGAGAGTTTCTTCCACATCCTGCATGAAGATTTGCACCCGCTCTGGAATTGCACCAAAGTAATGGTCATCAAATTCTTGACCTTTAGCGGGAGGTTTGCCAAAAAGTGTTCTTCCTGCCAATAGTAAATCGGGGCGTTGGCTGGCAAAATTAGCGTCTACTAAAAAATATTCTTGTTCAGCACCACAACTAGAGTTTACAGGAGCAATATTAGTGTGACCTAAAAGCTTTAAAACTTTACGGGCAGACTTGTCCATAGCGGTAATAGACCGTAAGAGTGGCACTTTTTTATCCAGTGCTTCACCAGTCCACGAGACAAAAACAGTAGGGATACACAAGGTTGAACCATTGTCAGTTTCCATGATGTAGGCAGGACTAGTCACATCCCAACCCGTATATCCCCGCGCTTCAAAGGTATCGCGAATACCGCCATTAGGAAACGAAGAACCGTCTGGCTCTCCTTGCACTAGCACTTTACCAGAAAATTCTGAAATAACGTTGCCGTCTCC includes these proteins:
- the glnN gene encoding glutamine synthetase, type III, whose protein sequence is MSGNEARVQAIHQITNRELMKSKPPEKLEKIWAENVFNLTKMQACLPKAVFKSIKNTIVTGEKLDPSIADAVATAMRDWAISKGALYYAHVFYPMTNLTAEKHDGFISVQGDGNVISEFSGKVLVQGEPDGSSFPNGGIRDTFEARGYTGWDVTSPAYIMETDNGSTLCIPTVFVSWTGEALDKKVPLLRSITAMDKSARKVLKLLGHTNIAPVNSSCGAEQEYFLVDANFASQRPDLLLAGRTLFGKPPAKGQEFDDHYFGAIPERVQIFMQDVEETLYKLGIPAKTRHNEVAPGQFEIAPFFEAANVASDHQQLLMTVLRHTAKKHGFTCLLHEKPFAGINGSGKHVNWSVGNATQGNLLDPGDSPHDNAQFLVFCGAVIRGVHKYGSLMRAAIATASNDHRLGANEAPPAIMSVYLGTQLEEVFEQIKNGTVKESKQKGILDLGVDVLPRLTKDAGDRNRTSPFAFTGNRFEFRAVGSSQSVSGPLIVLNTMLADSLDWMGNRLENELSKGVELNTAIITILKEVMEKHGAVIFGGNGYSEEWHKMAVEERGLANLPTTADALPTLKEEYIEDLFKKTGVLTPVELESRFEVYAEQYILSIEVEAKLVVSMAKTLIYPAAVEYLSKLSSTIASLTELGINFDKESATKVADLTNSMMAMTNQLSAAINKHDFSTTEEKMLYCAKTIRPLMDQIREYVDALEGEVADSCWPLPTYQEMLFIK